A window of the Raphanus sativus cultivar WK10039 unplaced genomic scaffold, ASM80110v3 Scaffold2887, whole genome shotgun sequence genome harbors these coding sequences:
- the LOC130506104 gene encoding uncharacterized protein LOC130506104, producing the protein MISVVIMAELLIEYTTALAKLTVGILPRRQGDGNFIRIGNFSLYCPPRSSPVPDFSAHLVDF; encoded by the coding sequence ATGATCTCCGTCGTTATCATGGCTGAGCTACTGATTGAGTACACGACAGCTCTAGCTAAACTCACCGTCGGGATTCTTCCGAGGCGACAAGGCGACGGAAACTTTATACGGATAGGCAACTTCTCCTTGTACTGTCCTCCTAGATCGTCGCCAGTTCCAGACTTCTCTGCGCATCTTGTCGATTTCTAA